TGCTCATCGTAGAAGAACCGAGGCGGCAGCTCCTTTTGCGGGCGCGACAATCCATCCGCCACGTCGCGCACGGCGGTGGCATCCACGGCGAGGGACGGCGGGAGGGCGAGCTCAGTCATCCTGCGCCACCCGGAATCCGCTGAAGATCTGCCGGCGGATGGGGTAGTCCCAGTTGCGGAAGGTGTTGCGGATGGCGCCCGGCCGGGTGGCCCACGACCCGCCGCGCAGCACCTTGTAGTCGGGGCCGAAGAACACCTCGCTGTACTCGGGATAGGGAAAGGTCTGGTAGCCTGGCCAGGGGGCGAAGTCGCTCGCCGTCCACTCCCACACGTCGCCGATCATCCCGTAGCAGCCGATGGGCGACAGGTTGCCCGGGTAGGCGCCCGTCTGCGCCGGCTCGAACGAGAGCTGGTCCAGGTTGGCATCGAACGGGGTCGGCGGCTCGTCCCCCCACGGATACGTGCGCTTGGTGGCGGATGCGGGATCCCACGACGCGGCCGCCTCCCACTCGTGCTCGGTCGGCAGGCGCTTGCCGGCCCAGTTGCAGTAGGCCTCGGCCTCGTACCAGCAGACGTGGCACACGGGGCGGTCCGGATCCACGGGCATCTCGCGGTCCATCGACCGCGTCCACCACGCGCCGTCGTGCCGCTCCCAGAACTGCGGCGCCACCAGTCCGGCTTCCTCGCGGTGCTTCCACCCCGCGTCGGACCACAGCGACCGTGCTTCGTATCCGCCGTCTTCGATGAAGCGCGTGAACTCGCCGTTGGTCACCGCCCACGCGCCGATGCGGAAGGGCGCCAGCTCCACCGCGTGCCGCGGCCGCTCGTTGTCGTACGCCGCCGTGCGGTCGTCCGTGCCGATCTCGACGGTGCCGCCGGGGAAGCGGACCATGCCGTCCCCGTCGGCCGCCACCGGCCGGCCCTGGGGCGTGGCGATGGCGCGCGGCGCACGGTATCGCGTGTCGTCGCCCCTCAGCTGCAGGGCCTGCAGGATGGTCTCGTTGTGCTGGTACTCGTGCTGGGCGACCATGCGGTAGACGTAGCCGCCGTCCAGCAGCCCGGGATCGGCGCGGCCGGTGTCGCCCGCCTGCACGTGGTCCAGCACGGTGCGGCGGACGGTGGCCATGTGGTCCAGCGTATCGGCCAGGCGCGGAAGGGCCAGCTGGCCGCGGACGGAGCGGGGGTTCTCGAACGGGTTGAACATCCCCGGCATCTCGCCGAACCGCACCGGCCCCTCCAGGTTGCGCACCAGCCACAGCTCCTCGAAGTGCGCGATGTGGCCCATGTCCCACACGACCGGGCTCATGAGCTTGTCGTGCTGGTTCATCAGCTCGGCCTCGGGCACGGGCGAAACCAGCAGCAGCGTGCGCTCGCGGGCGTCCTGCAGCAGGGCCGCGACTTC
The genomic region above belongs to Longimicrobium sp. and contains:
- the egtB gene encoding ergothioneine biosynthesis protein EgtB, yielding MSSDPPAPTPREVAALLQDARERTLLLVSPVPEAELMNQHDKLMSPVVWDMGHIAHFEELWLVRNLEGPVRFGEMPGMFNPFENPRSVRGQLALPRLADTLDHMATVRRTVLDHVQAGDTGRADPGLLDGGYVYRMVAQHEYQHNETILQALQLRGDDTRYRAPRAIATPQGRPVAADGDGMVRFPGGTVEIGTDDRTAAYDNERPRHAVELAPFRIGAWAVTNGEFTRFIEDGGYEARSLWSDAGWKHREEAGLVAPQFWERHDGAWWTRSMDREMPVDPDRPVCHVCWYEAEAYCNWAGKRLPTEHEWEAAASWDPASATKRTYPWGDEPPTPFDANLDQLSFEPAQTGAYPGNLSPIGCYGMIGDVWEWTASDFAPWPGYQTFPYPEYSEVFFGPDYKVLRGGSWATRPGAIRNTFRNWDYPIRRQIFSGFRVAQDD